One Argonema galeatum A003/A1 DNA window includes the following coding sequences:
- a CDS encoding CHAT domain-containing protein, with protein MNLRGYEGELASYQEGLKFCHQDTHPEGWGDLHRAIGNAHYFKGQQNANPREYWRKAVAEYNEALKTLTEADFPELHLEVLQSLIRAFLGLQETAKAKELQRRGTDLLRRLLNSPPSQGGLGGSDDRQNQLALKFYTFQQLTVDIAVQSGQLIEALETAEAGKNACLSWLLYAYTDEITSPKYTEIQQILNPTTAAVYWHISPCALTTFIIKHGEPTPIVLGLETRFLQETGFLSRLVKFEDWVKDWNQQYERYRKEKPPLTPPSTGGDKSESVTFNQALLPLLTPPSTGGDKSESLTFNQALLPPLTPPSTGGDKSESASPSPSYSPSYSPSYSPSYSGPLPAGGEGWGGVSWRDNLPKMLSHLSQLLDIPAIESALTGISKLILIPHQDLHRFPLHALFSNNFTITYLPSAQIGKNLSVTSAANLTDSSPKLLSIEHPESTGLKPLLFAEIESSVISQMFANPTRIADANATRAQVETELKKPHTIFHFTGHGTHNFNNPSQSALALSGDDKLTLAEIAKTSFSGYELISLSACETAITGNQTITTEYVGLVSGFLRQGASYVLSTLWTVDEISSALIVIRFYQFFKAGETPTAALKLAQNWLRTVTYAQLAKWYAKLATDEMQDADYGCWQRLGSLARNSQKNSDKMNLSEPPYQHPYFWAGFTLTGKVNA; from the coding sequence TTGAACCTGCGAGGCTATGAGGGTGAATTGGCAAGCTATCAGGAAGGTTTGAAGTTTTGCCACCAAGACACCCACCCAGAAGGCTGGGGTGATTTGCATCGTGCTATTGGCAATGCTCACTATTTTAAAGGGCAACAAAATGCAAATCCCCGCGAGTATTGGCGCAAAGCTGTAGCCGAGTATAACGAAGCGCTGAAAACTCTAACTGAAGCAGATTTTCCTGAATTGCATTTAGAGGTTTTGCAATCTCTGATTCGCGCTTTCTTGGGTTTGCAGGAAACCGCTAAAGCCAAAGAATTACAGCGACGCGGCACAGACTTATTGCGGCGATTACTCAATAGCCCCCCTTCCCAAGGGGGGTTGGGGGGATCGGACGATCGCCAAAACCAACTCGCCCTCAAATTTTACACTTTCCAACAATTAACTGTTGATATTGCCGTACAATCCGGGCAACTCATAGAAGCATTAGAAACCGCAGAAGCCGGAAAAAATGCCTGTTTATCTTGGCTACTCTATGCCTACACCGATGAGATTACCTCACCCAAATATACCGAAATACAACAAATTTTAAATCCCACAACAGCCGCCGTCTACTGGCACATCAGCCCCTGCGCCCTCACCACTTTTATCATCAAACATGGCGAACCAACACCCATTGTTTTAGGATTAGAAACCCGGTTTCTCCAAGAAACCGGGTTTCTGAGTCGCCTAGTGAAATTTGAAGACTGGGTGAAAGATTGGAATCAACAATACGAGAGATATCGCAAAGAGAAACCCCCCCTAACCCCCCCGTCCACAGGGGGGGACAAATCGGAGTCTGTGACTTTCAATCAAGCGCTATTACCCCTCCTAACCCCCCCGTCCACGGGGGGGGACAAATCGGAGTCTCTCACTTTCAATCAAGCGCTATTACCCCCCCTAACCCCCCCGTCCACGGGGGGGGACAAATCGGAGTCCGCCTCCCCCTCCCCCTCCTACTCCCCCTCCTACTCCCCCTCCTACTCCCCCTCCTACTCCGGCCCCCTCCCCGCAGGCGGGGAGGGTTGGGGTGGGGTTTCCTGGCGCGACAACTTGCCCAAAATGCTATCCCACCTAAGCCAACTTCTCGATATCCCAGCAATTGAATCCGCACTTACCGGAATCAGTAAGTTAATCTTAATTCCCCACCAAGACTTACACCGCTTTCCCCTTCACGCCCTCTTTTCCAATAACTTCACCATTACCTACTTGCCTAGCGCCCAAATTGGCAAAAATCTCTCCGTTACATCCGCTGCTAACCTTACCGATTCATCGCCAAAACTACTAAGCATCGAACATCCCGAAAGCACAGGATTAAAACCTCTCCTATTTGCCGAAATTGAATCTAGTGTCATCAGCCAAATGTTTGCCAACCCCACTCGCATTGCTGACGCAAATGCCACTCGCGCACAAGTAGAAACAGAACTGAAAAAACCTCACACCATCTTTCACTTTACCGGACACGGCACCCACAATTTCAACAATCCCAGTCAGTCAGCCCTAGCCTTATCCGGCGACGATAAACTCACCCTAGCAGAAATTGCCAAAACATCCTTTAGCGGCTATGAACTCATCAGTCTTTCTGCTTGCGAAACCGCCATTACCGGAAACCAAACCATCACCACCGAATACGTTGGCTTAGTCAGCGGCTTTCTGCGCCAGGGTGCATCCTACGTCCTCAGCACTCTCTGGACTGTTGACGAAATCTCCAGCGCCCTGATTGTAATTCGCTTCTACCAATTCTTCAAAGCAGGCGAGACTCCCACTGCCGCCCTCAAACTAGCCCAAAACTGGCTTCGCACCGTCACCTACGCCCAACTTGCCAAATGGTATGCCAAACTAGCAACAGATGAAATGCAGGACGCCGACTATGGATGCTGGCAACGTCTGGGCAGCCTCGCTAGAAATAGTCAAAAAAATTCGGATAAAATGAACTTAAGCGAACCGCCTTATCAACACCCGTATTTCTGGGCTGGATTTACACTGACTGGCAAAGTTAATGCCTAA
- a CDS encoding tetratricopeptide repeat protein, which translates to MQSFFDRGYQEYKEGDFRAAIACYDMAIKFLPDFHEAWFCRGLALDKLGRYEDAIASFDEAIELLPDFHQAWNNRGIALWNLGRYEDAIASYHKAIEFLPDFHQAWNNRGLVLDNLRRYEDAIASFDKAIEFLPDDHEAWFSRGVALDKLGRYEDAIASYDKAIEFLPDDHETWSNRGVALDKLGRYEDAIASFDKAIEFLPDDHEAWYNRGFTLYKLGRYEDAIASYDKAIEFLPDFHQAWYNRGLALGNLGRYEDAIASFDKAIEFLPDDHETWGNRGVALHKLGRYEEAIANYDKAIEFLPDDHQAWFNRGVALHNLGRYEDAIASFDKAIEFFPDYHQAWNNRSIALRKLGRY; encoded by the coding sequence ATGCAGAGCTTCTTTGACAGAGGTTATCAGGAATATAAGGAGGGGGATTTTCGAGCAGCTATCGCCTGCTACGATATGGCGATCAAATTCTTACCTGACTTCCACGAAGCCTGGTTTTGCCGGGGCCTTGCGCTGGATAAGTTAGGAAGATATGAAGATGCTATCGCCAGCTTCGATGAAGCGATCGAATTGTTACCCGACTTCCACCAAGCTTGGAATAACCGGGGCATTGCGCTTTGGAACTTAGGAAGATATGAAGATGCTATCGCCAGCTACCATAAAGCGATCGAATTCTTACCCGACTTCCACCAAGCCTGGAATAACCGGGGCCTTGTGCTGGATAACTTAAGAAGATATGAAGATGCTATCGCCAGCTTTGATAAAGCGATCGAATTCTTACCCGACGACCACGAAGCCTGGTTTAGCCGGGGCGTTGCGCTGGATAAGTTAGGAAGATATGAAGATGCTATCGCCAGCTACGATAAAGCGATCGAATTCTTACCCGACGACCACGAAACCTGGAGTAACCGGGGCGTTGCGCTGGATAAGTTAGGAAGATATGAAGATGCTATCGCCAGCTTTGATAAAGCGATCGAATTCTTACCCGACGACCACGAAGCCTGGTATAACCGGGGCTTTACGCTGTATAAGTTAGGAAGATATGAAGATGCTATCGCCAGCTACGATAAAGCGATCGAATTCTTACCCGACTTCCACCAAGCCTGGTATAACCGGGGCCTTGCGCTTGGTAACTTAGGAAGATATGAAGATGCTATCGCCAGCTTCGATAAAGCGATCGAATTCTTACCCGACGACCACGAAACCTGGGGTAACCGGGGCGTTGCGCTGCATAAGTTAGGAAGATATGAAGAAGCTATAGCCAACTACGATAAAGCGATCGAATTCTTACCCGACGACCACCAAGCCTGGTTTAACCGGGGCGTTGCGCTGCATAACTTAGGAAGATATGAAGATGCTATCGCCAGCTTCGATAAAGCGATCGAATTCTTCCCCGACTACCACCAAGCCTGGAATAACCGGAGCATTGCGCTGCGTAAGTTAGGAAGATATTAA
- a CDS encoding adenosine deaminase family protein yields the protein MLELSKIEQKTNIPDLSSMPKAELHIHLEGAPRWATVRSALHRHKGIVFPESPYWYEPQFRFANFDEFRNMFKSYIHPWLQTSSGYDELIRDVVDSFVEQGIRYVELDFYVPLVERVGASLDRVLELLEMEVERARSHGTIIRIIAGLNRNDGVETANFWVQKVIKEKVISGFDLHGSEVGWPADLFKEAFAPVFAAGKKVKVHAGEMTGPENIRAAVEGLGVKQIGHGTSAIEDPEVVSLLRDRKILVEMCPTSNERLRNIPSYQEHPILELDAAGVAVTVNSDDPTFFGYNLTDEMLRLVSERRVTIADLGRWTRNAFDRAILDRETRSAFLAELDEWLLNQE from the coding sequence ATGTTGGAACTTAGCAAAATAGAACAAAAAACCAATATTCCCGATCTCTCCTCCATGCCAAAAGCTGAATTACACATACACTTGGAAGGGGCACCTCGTTGGGCTACTGTTCGATCGGCGCTACATCGACACAAAGGGATCGTTTTTCCTGAGTCTCCTTATTGGTACGAACCTCAGTTTCGATTCGCCAACTTTGATGAATTTCGGAATATGTTTAAAAGTTATATTCATCCCTGGTTACAAACATCATCCGGTTATGATGAATTAATTCGCGATGTTGTTGATTCCTTTGTTGAACAAGGTATCCGCTACGTGGAGTTAGACTTTTACGTTCCTTTAGTTGAGCGAGTTGGTGCTTCTCTCGATCGCGTTTTAGAACTTTTGGAAATGGAAGTGGAAAGGGCGCGATCGCATGGTACAATTATCAGAATCATCGCTGGCCTCAATCGCAATGATGGCGTCGAAACCGCTAACTTTTGGGTACAAAAAGTTATTAAAGAAAAAGTTATTTCCGGCTTCGATCTTCACGGTTCAGAAGTTGGTTGGCCCGCCGATTTATTTAAGGAAGCATTTGCGCCAGTTTTTGCAGCTGGGAAAAAAGTCAAGGTACACGCCGGGGAAATGACTGGCCCAGAAAACATTCGCGCTGCTGTAGAGGGACTGGGTGTTAAGCAAATCGGTCACGGTACTTCTGCTATAGAAGATCCAGAAGTTGTCAGCTTGTTGCGCGATCGCAAAATCCTAGTTGAGATGTGTCCCACTTCCAACGAACGCCTCAGAAATATACCATCATATCAAGAACATCCCATTCTCGAACTAGATGCCGCAGGAGTAGCTGTGACTGTCAACTCAGACGACCCTACTTTCTTTGGCTATAATCTGACAGATGAAATGTTGCGTTTGGTGTCCGAACGGCGTGTTACCATTGCCGATTTAGGGCGATGGACGCGCAACGCCTTCGATCGGGCCATTTTAGATCGAGAAACGCGATCGGCTTTCTTGGCAGAATTAGATGAATGGCTTCTCAATCAGGAGTGA
- a CDS encoding DUF29 family protein, producing the protein MTQELLDLRNCILEGRYDDALSLLDELDGMSKKAILRNIKKFLIRMLVHLIKNQVEPRLTNSWYASIRNSIVEIQDLNIKENKTSYYIKEDEWEEYLLQGFEDAIVGASVEAFDGRLTPSQVKQRIDKTAIIAIATKFLNLTYSHSPERLREAISEEVTQLPGGEDWKLGK; encoded by the coding sequence ATGACTCAAGAACTCCTAGATTTAAGGAATTGCATCCTTGAAGGACGCTATGACGATGCGTTGTCCCTATTAGATGAATTGGACGGGATGAGTAAAAAAGCAATTTTGCGGAATATAAAAAAGTTTTTGATTAGGATGCTGGTTCACTTAATCAAAAACCAAGTTGAGCCGCGCCTAACAAATTCTTGGTATGCTTCAATTAGAAATTCAATTGTAGAGATTCAAGACCTGAATATCAAAGAAAATAAAACATCTTACTATATTAAAGAAGATGAATGGGAAGAATATCTTTTACAAGGTTTTGAGGATGCTATAGTTGGGGCTAGCGTAGAAGCATTTGATGGACGATTAACTCCATCTCAAGTAAAACAAAGAATAGACAAAACTGCCATAATTGCTATAGCAACTAAATTTCTAAATTTAACTTATTCTCATTCACCGGAAAGATTGCGTGAGGCGATATCGGAAGAAGTCACTCAATTACCCGGCGGCGAAGATTGGAAATTAGGAAAATAA
- a CDS encoding S-layer homology domain-containing protein, translated as MNQSFLALLGKIVFATASLAICATVSASTLEASQQLLAAQPARRQARQNNELVPEVIANAVLQNLSQQTGIQTSGLRIIEAQQETWTDGCLGIANPGIVCSKAMVPGWRVVVGRDRDRQRWVYRTNLTGSLVKLDPTASQNVAATSPPPSPPSPPTRLSPPPARRQATATTSRESTREPLPQVVIDQDEAANPENQRPPLIEEPLGVRTEVRPPQAPAIRRTEVVTAPQEPAIRRTEVVTAPQEPVIRRTEIFTAPQEPAIRRTEVVTPPQEPVTPVPQVSSTVVTPPRRTLQLPPRQVSMEGKSSFSLAIRQPSATLSDVVARVSLKPKNGNSYAPEQLIGDYRYRLDRRAIFTGGMNTGDRIVLRLYDSGNRLIGFTELELLAQNTAVNLIFPEQASLYRMVRTLYGIDADRDGSIDQGTNFYDYYTIITGTRAGEERVSFLNGVPNTSLTWFQVAGLPVPSRTSVYPNSFNGGEQAITNQAISVFRPDLPRVFTTVPGKGGAVTNVNNNSSYNATRLSGTTRSPEPQAPTPTPEVQANFADIPSNHWARSFIAQLVAKEILEGFPDGLYRPNAPVTRAEFASILRKAFDRNKVRDVVAFRDVPTNHWAYPAIQEAYEMGFLETNSSQGFSPDQKVSRLDVLVALGRGLNYSPTRGADRILSVYRDAAAIPKSDRDLIAAVTERDMVVSYPNVNFLNGDRLATRAEVAALIYRALVSIGKAEEIVSPYVVVSAPDPTNTEVRERPRSNRQRPATRSRRQSSNSNN; from the coding sequence ATGAATCAGAGTTTCTTAGCTTTACTTGGCAAGATTGTTTTTGCTACAGCTAGCTTGGCGATATGCGCGACTGTCAGTGCTTCCACCCTTGAAGCAAGTCAACAACTTTTAGCGGCACAACCCGCTAGGAGACAAGCGAGACAGAATAACGAGTTGGTTCCAGAAGTTATTGCCAATGCGGTTTTACAGAATTTGTCTCAGCAGACGGGAATACAAACTTCTGGCTTGCGTATTATTGAAGCTCAACAGGAAACCTGGACTGATGGTTGTCTGGGGATAGCTAACCCCGGCATTGTTTGCTCTAAGGCTATGGTTCCCGGCTGGCGAGTGGTGGTGGGGAGAGATAGAGATCGCCAACGCTGGGTTTATCGCACTAATCTAACAGGTTCCTTGGTGAAGCTAGATCCAACCGCTAGCCAGAATGTAGCCGCTACTTCACCCCCGCCCAGTCCCCCGTCGCCGCCTACTCGCCTGTCGCCGCCTCCGGCACGCAGACAGGCAACAGCAACGACTTCGAGAGAATCGACAAGAGAGCCATTGCCTCAAGTGGTTATTGACCAAGATGAGGCAGCTAACCCCGAAAATCAGAGACCTCCCCTGATTGAGGAACCACTTGGCGTCCGAACTGAAGTTAGGCCCCCTCAAGCGCCGGCGATCCGCAGAACTGAGGTAGTTACCGCTCCTCAAGAACCTGCGATTCGCAGAACTGAGGTAGTTACCGCTCCTCAAGAACCTGTAATTCGCAGAACTGAAATATTTACCGCGCCTCAAGAACCAGCGATTCGCAGAACTGAAGTAGTTACGCCCCCACAAGAACCTGTGACCCCCGTGCCGCAGGTCAGCAGCACTGTGGTTACACCCCCTCGTCGGACGTTACAGCTGCCCCCTCGTCAAGTCAGCATGGAAGGCAAAAGCAGTTTCAGTCTGGCTATTCGACAACCATCAGCGACACTTTCCGATGTAGTCGCTCGTGTTTCCCTAAAGCCTAAAAACGGCAACAGCTATGCACCAGAGCAGTTGATCGGCGACTATAGATATCGGCTGGATAGACGAGCTATATTTACGGGGGGAATGAATACGGGCGATCGCATTGTCCTACGTCTGTACGATTCCGGGAATCGCCTGATTGGATTCACCGAGCTTGAACTCTTGGCACAAAACACAGCCGTTAACCTAATTTTTCCCGAACAAGCATCTCTCTACCGCATGGTGCGGACTCTCTACGGTATTGATGCCGATCGCGACGGCAGTATCGACCAAGGTACGAATTTCTACGACTACTACACCATCATCACCGGCACAAGGGCTGGTGAAGAACGAGTCTCTTTCCTAAACGGCGTGCCAAATACTAGCCTGACTTGGTTCCAGGTAGCTGGATTGCCAGTACCGTCACGCACAAGCGTTTATCCCAACTCTTTTAACGGTGGCGAACAAGCCATCACAAATCAAGCTATTAGCGTTTTTAGACCTGATTTGCCTAGAGTTTTCACCACTGTGCCGGGTAAGGGAGGCGCTGTAACTAACGTCAACAATAACTCTAGCTACAACGCGACGCGCTTGTCGGGAACTACCCGATCGCCAGAACCCCAAGCGCCAACTCCCACCCCGGAAGTCCAGGCGAATTTTGCTGATATACCATCGAATCACTGGGCTAGAAGCTTTATTGCACAGCTGGTGGCTAAAGAGATTCTCGAAGGTTTTCCCGATGGACTCTATCGTCCCAACGCTCCCGTGACGCGAGCCGAGTTTGCCTCAATTTTGCGTAAAGCTTTCGATCGCAATAAGGTTCGCGATGTCGTGGCTTTTAGGGACGTACCGACTAACCACTGGGCTTATCCAGCCATTCAAGAAGCTTATGAAATGGGGTTCTTAGAAACTAATTCCAGCCAAGGTTTTAGCCCCGACCAAAAGGTTTCTCGTCTTGACGTTTTGGTAGCGTTGGGAAGAGGACTGAACTATTCTCCCACCAGAGGAGCCGACAGGATTTTGAGCGTGTACAGAGATGCCGCTGCTATCCCAAAAAGCGATCGCGATCTCATCGCAGCAGTTACTGAGCGGGATATGGTAGTAAGTTATCCCAATGTAAACTTTCTCAATGGCGATCGGTTGGCAACCAGAGCCGAAGTCGCTGCCTTGATTTATCGGGCTTTGGTAAGTATTGGAAAAGCCGAAGAGATTGTCTCGCCCTACGTGGTAGTATCAGCACCCGATCCAACTAATACAGAAGTTAGAGAACGTCCGCGTTCTAATCGACAAAGACCGGCTACCCGCAGTCGGCGGCAAAGCAGCAATAGTAATAACTAA
- a CDS encoding tetratricopeptide repeat protein produces the protein MASFDKAIEFFPDYHQAWNNRGIALRKLGRY, from the coding sequence ATCGCCAGCTTCGATAAAGCGATCGAATTCTTCCCCGACTACCACCAAGCCTGGAATAACCGGGGCATTGCGCTGCGTAAGTTAGGAAGATATTAA
- a CDS encoding class II aldolase/adducin family protein has translation MPELNLPKPPKFESVEDERLHRKQRLAAAFRLFARYRFDEGIAGHITARDPELTDHFWVNPFGMYFGHIRVSDLVLVNDKGEVVEGNKQVNAAAFAIHSKIHTARPDVVAAAHAHSLYGKSWSSLGRLLDPLTQDSCAFYQDHNLFNDYTGVVLEPEEGKRLANALGPKKALILRNHGILTVGQSVDEAAWWFITMERSCQTQLMAEAVGKPMPIARDTARLTYTQVGSHYMGWFSFQPLYEMIARQQPDFLN, from the coding sequence ATGCCCGAATTAAATTTGCCCAAACCCCCAAAATTTGAAAGTGTAGAAGACGAGCGCCTGCATCGCAAACAGCGCCTCGCCGCTGCTTTTCGCCTCTTCGCCCGCTATCGGTTTGACGAGGGTATAGCTGGGCACATCACTGCCCGCGACCCAGAACTGACCGACCATTTCTGGGTCAACCCCTTCGGGATGTACTTTGGACACATCCGAGTTTCAGACCTCGTGCTTGTCAACGACAAAGGCGAAGTAGTAGAAGGTAACAAACAAGTCAACGCCGCCGCTTTTGCCATCCACTCTAAGATTCACACAGCTCGTCCTGATGTCGTCGCAGCTGCCCACGCTCATTCCCTCTACGGCAAAAGTTGGTCGAGCTTGGGACGCCTCCTCGACCCCCTAACGCAAGATTCCTGTGCCTTTTACCAAGATCACAACTTGTTTAACGACTACACGGGAGTTGTGCTGGAACCAGAAGAAGGCAAGCGGTTAGCGAACGCCCTGGGCCCCAAGAAAGCGCTAATTTTGCGTAACCACGGCATTTTAACGGTTGGTCAATCGGTTGATGAAGCGGCGTGGTGGTTTATTACAATGGAGCGATCGTGCCAAACTCAACTTATGGCTGAAGCAGTTGGAAAGCCAATGCCGATCGCGCGCGACACCGCACGCCTAACATACACTCAAGTAGGTTCTCATTATATGGGTTGGTTTAGTTTCCAGCCCCTGTACGAAATGATCGCACGACAGCAACCCGACTTTCTGAATTAA
- a CDS encoding alpha/beta fold hydrolase: protein MITQPLATASTLEKLTWIWKGHKIQYTVMGTGRPLVLIHGFGASIGHWRQNIPVLAAGGYRVFALDLLGFGGSDKPPLDYSLDVWSELLKDFFSSHIDEPAVFVGNSIGALLSLMVVADYPEISAGAILINCAGGLNHRPDELNLPLRLVMGGFTKLVSSKVFGPFIFNRIRQKHRIRRTLQQVYFNSEAIADELVDILYEPSCDAGAQQVFASILTAPPGPSPSELLPKVKHPLLVLWGEKDPWTPITGAKIYQELSENGQPIEFVSIPNTGHCPHDERPDIVNKLILDWLVEL, encoded by the coding sequence GTGATAACCCAGCCGTTGGCGACAGCCAGCACCTTGGAAAAACTTACCTGGATTTGGAAAGGCCATAAAATTCAGTACACCGTTATGGGCACCGGACGTCCGTTGGTACTGATTCATGGCTTTGGTGCTTCTATTGGACACTGGCGTCAGAATATTCCTGTACTAGCCGCCGGTGGCTACCGAGTATTTGCGCTGGACTTACTGGGATTTGGCGGTTCCGATAAGCCACCATTAGATTACAGCCTGGATGTGTGGTCAGAATTGCTCAAAGATTTCTTTTCATCGCATATTGATGAACCTGCTGTATTTGTGGGCAATTCGATCGGTGCTTTACTCAGTTTAATGGTAGTCGCAGATTATCCAGAAATTTCTGCGGGTGCTATTCTGATCAATTGTGCTGGTGGACTCAATCATCGCCCGGACGAACTAAATTTGCCTTTAAGGTTGGTGATGGGAGGCTTTACCAAGCTGGTCAGTTCCAAAGTTTTTGGCCCGTTTATATTTAATCGGATTCGCCAGAAACACCGCATCCGTCGCACCCTCCAGCAAGTTTATTTTAACTCGGAAGCGATCGCAGACGAACTTGTCGATATCCTCTACGAGCCTTCCTGCGACGCTGGCGCACAACAGGTTTTTGCTTCCATTCTGACTGCGCCTCCTGGCCCCAGTCCATCAGAATTGTTGCCAAAAGTGAAGCATCCGCTACTGGTACTTTGGGGAGAAAAAGACCCCTGGACACCTATTACTGGCGCAAAGATTTATCAGGAACTTAGCGAAAACGGTCAACCGATCGAATTTGTATCAATTCCCAATACCGGTCACTGTCCTCACGATGAACGACCGGATATCGTGAATAAGTTGATTTTGGATTGGTTAGTCGAGCTTTAA
- a CDS encoding sensor histidine kinase: protein MQETAPKSSPRRRGNISTVKSIGSRLFVSVLGGTLVGLGCASYFFYQELIKQARAELMASLEVKAQNLEGSLNSFENSAKLVADAATTLYEAGERREQVYVNLIGRSLKTLPLGTGLGFGQPPQKRLIIPGRKYAYPFAIRGKDGKVTAKGGESSPDDYQEIYFTEPIKAGKPIWLEPISYLETTVDPPEQTVSTSYSLPFYNQKKELLGVLAQDLELGFLSDKLSKPVMRENGYFVLVSAKGNLIAYPPNSGLALKLKPFPQISNYSQLWQQIQKNIQSKTTNSGIISWQNAEGKREFWAYRKISNNNWVLLASVPKWVIIGPLLQFTLIGTLLAALGASLVLAVVVALFVKRLNQRLQPIMDECSLLAEASPKSEELMSREDEIGQLTISFYNLLGQVTVNEKRLRKEMDKSAKAYQALKQAQAQLIQTEKMSGLGQLVAGVAHEINNPINFIYGNLPHASNYTQDLIRLIELYQRKYPQPDPEIEDLTEEIELDFLVEDLEKMLTSISMGANRIREIVLSLRNFSRFDEADMKDVNIHEGIDSTLLILQNKFKATPTHSAIELVKEYGNLPLVECYAGQLNQVFMNILSNAIDAMEKARCNAEERRENFTPTLTIHTEVKMGGSDSSQPRAAIRIKDNGCGIPAEHQGKLFDPFFTTKPVGKGTGLGLSICYQIVVEKHKGELKCVSELGEGTEFIIEIPIYQTKPMSKIL, encoded by the coding sequence ATGCAGGAAACAGCCCCCAAATCATCTCCGCGTCGCAGGGGAAATATTTCTACTGTAAAATCCATTGGCTCGCGATTATTTGTTTCTGTTTTAGGCGGTACGCTGGTGGGATTAGGATGCGCGTCTTACTTCTTCTACCAAGAACTTATCAAACAGGCACGAGCTGAATTAATGGCGAGCTTAGAAGTAAAAGCTCAAAATTTAGAGGGCAGTTTAAATAGTTTTGAAAACTCAGCCAAACTGGTTGCAGATGCTGCAACCACACTCTACGAAGCAGGAGAAAGACGCGAACAAGTTTATGTTAATTTAATTGGTCGTTCTTTGAAAACCTTACCGCTGGGAACCGGGCTTGGTTTTGGTCAGCCACCACAAAAACGTTTAATTATTCCTGGACGAAAGTATGCTTATCCTTTTGCAATTAGGGGGAAGGATGGTAAAGTAACGGCTAAAGGCGGAGAGTCTAGCCCTGACGACTATCAAGAAATCTATTTTACAGAGCCAATTAAGGCAGGTAAGCCTATTTGGCTCGAACCAATTTCTTATTTAGAAACAACGGTAGACCCTCCCGAACAAACCGTGAGTACAAGTTACTCATTACCATTTTACAACCAGAAAAAAGAGTTGCTGGGTGTGCTGGCTCAAGATTTAGAATTGGGGTTTCTCAGTGATAAATTATCAAAGCCAGTGATGAGGGAAAATGGATATTTTGTGCTGGTGAGTGCTAAAGGCAATCTGATTGCTTATCCACCTAATTCTGGATTAGCTCTGAAATTAAAGCCCTTTCCCCAAATTAGTAACTATTCTCAATTGTGGCAACAAATCCAAAAAAATATCCAGTCAAAGACTACAAATAGTGGCATTATATCTTGGCAGAATGCTGAAGGTAAAAGAGAGTTTTGGGCTTACAGGAAAATTTCCAATAATAATTGGGTATTACTGGCATCTGTACCTAAATGGGTTATTATTGGCCCATTGTTACAATTCACATTAATTGGGACTCTATTGGCGGCTCTTGGTGCATCGCTCGTCCTCGCTGTGGTAGTTGCTTTGTTTGTCAAACGCTTAAATCAACGTCTTCAGCCAATTATGGATGAGTGTAGTTTATTGGCTGAAGCTAGTCCAAAAAGTGAAGAATTGATGAGCCGGGAAGATGAAATTGGCCAACTGACTATATCGTTTTATAACTTGCTGGGACAGGTAACTGTAAATGAGAAGCGGTTACGAAAAGAAATGGACAAATCGGCTAAAGCTTACCAGGCTTTGAAACAAGCGCAAGCTCAATTAATTCAGACTGAAAAAATGTCTGGTTTAGGTCAGTTAGTTGCTGGTGTGGCACATGAAATTAATAATCCGATTAACTTTATTTACGGGAATCTTCCTCACGCCAGCAACTACACACAAGATTTAATTAGATTGATCGAGCTTTATCAACGGAAGTATCCGCAGCCTGACCCAGAAATTGAAGACCTCACAGAAGAAATTGAGCTAGATTTTTTGGTGGAAGATTTAGAGAAAATGCTTACTTCAATAAGTATGGGTGCGAATCGTATTCGGGAGATTGTGCTGTCATTACGCAATTTTTCTCGGTTTGATGAGGCTGATATGAAAGATGTCAATATCCACGAAGGAATTGACAGCACTTTGCTGATTCTCCAAAACAAATTTAAAGCTACACCGACACATTCTGCTATTGAATTAGTTAAAGAGTACGGGAATCTCCCTTTAGTGGAATGTTACGCGGGTCAGCTAAATCAGGTGTTTATGAATATCCTCAGTAATGCTATTGATGCTATGGAAAAGGCAAGATGCAACGCGGAAGAAAGAAGAGAAAACTTTACGCCTACGCTTACTATTCACACTGAGGTTAAAATGGGAGGGTCTGATTCTAGTCAGCCGCGAGCTGCGATTAGGATTAAGGATAATGGGTGCGGGATTCCTGCGGAACATCAAGGCAAGTTATTTGACCCTTTCTTCACTACAAAACCTGTAGGGAAAGGTACTGGTTTGGGGCTATCTATCTGCTATCAAATTGTGGTCGAAAAGCATAAGGGTGAGTTGAAGTGCGTTTCGGAGTTAGGGGAAGGAACAGAGTTTATTATTGAAATTCCCATTTATCAAACGAAACCGATGAGTAAGATTTTGTAG